Proteins encoded by one window of Winogradskyella sp. PG-2:
- a CDS encoding DUF2237 family protein yields the protein MYYNINKENEFNVLGTLLKPCCVNPATGYFRDGFCRTIQEDSGTHVVCAIVTKDFLDYTKSRGNNLSTPIPHWQFPGLKVGSKWCLCISRWLEAEHAGKAPFVDLEATHKKALDYTTLGLLQKYELVI from the coding sequence ATGTATTATAATATTAATAAAGAAAATGAATTTAATGTTCTTGGAACACTTTTGAAACCCTGTTGTGTCAATCCAGCCACAGGATATTTTAGAGATGGGTTTTGCAGAACAATTCAAGAGGATTCTGGTACACACGTAGTATGTGCCATTGTGACCAAAGATTTTCTGGACTATACGAAATCTCGTGGAAACAATCTTTCCACACCAATACCACACTGGCAATTTCCTGGTTTAAAAGTGGGCTCTAAGTGGTGTTTGTGCATCTCCAGATGGCTAGAAGCTGAGCATGCTGGAAAAGCACCCTTTGTAGATCTTGAGGCCACACACAAAAAAGCATTAGATTACACTACTTTAGGATTATTGCAAAAATATGAATTAGTAATTTAA